AAACATCAGAGAGGACTGAATCTTGACTATAGCAAATATCAGCATGAAATGGTGAGCCGTTGCGGGAAGAGCGTGTGGATGAGTAGACATAAAAAATGGCCTCTTGAGAGACCATTTTCGTGAAGCAATTTGTTATTCAGAAACAGGCGCTTTTTTAATGTTGCGCATCAAGGTTTCTAAACATTCACGATGATGGCTTAAGCGATGTTCAAGCAACTGAAAATCAACTTTAAGTTTGTGATCCATCTGATGGATTTTTTCAGCCATCGCGGCTTTCTTCGCGTGAAGTTCTTGTTCTTTCAGCTTTGCCCAATCATTTAAGGTATGGGTAAAAGCTTCATATTCTTGGGCAATACGTTGTTTCATTTGCACGATGTCGGTATTGACATCATGACCATAAATCGCCAAGTCACGTTCAGCATATTTAAACTTCATCGCAAGTTCAGCTTTCTTGATATTAAAGCTTGGAATACGACGTAGATTTTTTGCCAAACCGAGTTTAGAACTGGTCCAGATCAACCATTTGGTTGGGTCATATTGCCACCATTTCACCCCATTACGATAGTCGTACTGGAAGATATGGTGATAATTGTGATAGCCCTCACCCCAAGTGAAGATCGCCAACACAAAGTTGTCACGTGCGGTGTTTTCATCGGTATACGGACGTTTGCCCCACATGTGGCAAAGCGAGTTGATGAAGAAGGTGACATGATGGCTAATGATCAAACGCAATAAACCACCAAGCAAGATGACGCCCCAGATATCGCCTGTTGCCCAACCAATTAAGCCCAGCACACCAACATGAACCGCAATCACCATTGGTACATAGTAGTTGTGTTGGAACATCACCAGTTTATCATTCAGCAAATCAGGGACATTTTTGAAATCGGGTTCTGATGGAGAGTGGTCGCGGATCATCCAACCTAGGTGAGCATACCAAAATCCACGTTTGATTGAATAAGGATCTTGGTCGACATCATCGACATGACGGTGATGCGTACGGTGCCCCGAAGCCCAGAACAAAATACTGTTTTGAACGGCAAAGGTACCACCAATCATCAATAAAATTTTAAGCGGTAATGCCGCTTCATAAGCACGGTGTGCCCAAAGACGGTGATAGCCTGCGGTAATTCCCAAGCTGCTGAGTGCAAGCAAGAAGATCATGCTTACCCACGCACTTACACTAAAATCATAATAATAAGCGTACAAAGGAATTAAAATAGCGGCAAGAATTGGTGTTCCAATTAAGGTAATGCTAGCAGTCCAGTTGATGGGTGCCTTTTTGAGTGGGGCGGAAGTCATATCCGTCAGCGCTCCTAAAAACCTTGTTTGCACAAGATAATAAAACTAAACGAGATAGCAAAACCAATCATGACGATATATTGCTATTTTATCACTGATATTAGCATGTCCAAATCAGTTAGCACTAGTATTATTCTACAGTTGTATCGAAAGAACAGTAACAGAATTCATTCATAAATTTGATCAATGAATTAAAAGGTGAAATAAATCAATGTCTGAGCAAATTACCATGAAAAATCCGATTTTTTCTTTGAAGGCATTTTTTAACAAAACTTTAATATTCTCTGCTGCGGTCATGCTTGCAGCCTGCCAAAGCCAACCGAAACCAGTGCAGAAACATAGCTTACAACCTAAGCGAGTGGCTCAACCCCCTACAATGCAAGTGCGTAAGAGCGTGGATGGTGTTCAAGATATTGAATGGCAGATCATCAGTATCCAGAATAGAAAGGCATTGTTCTTTAATCAGTACCCAAGTTTCTCGCTTAACTCGGCCTCAAAGATGGTGACAGGTCATACTGGCTGTAACAATATCTATGGGCGCTATAAATATGACTTTGCACAACGTAAACTGGATTTTGATGTGATGGCACAGCATCAGAGCTGTAATCGTGCTCTAGCGCAAGAGGCGGACTTGATGGATGCGATTCAACGGGTTGAACGCTTTCAGTTAGAGGGTACAAACTTATATTTATTAGATGCCAAAGGGCAGCGTTTGATTCAGGCACAACGCAAATGACAATAAAAAGGCGGAATGATTTCCGCCTTTTTATGATTTGAAATACTGCAACATGGTACTTGGGATATCGGTAATTAGACCTTGAATGCCGAGTTGTTGTAAATGTTTGGCACGTTCAACTTCATTCACAGTCCAGACACTGATCTCAAGATTAGCCTGTTGAGTCCGTTGAATGATTTCATCTGTTGCCAATAAATCTCCCCAACCAATCTGGCAACAGCCATACTGCTGCGCTAACTCGATCGCATATTCACCAATGGGAATTTCAACCAGTAGTCCACGTTTAAAAGAACTCTGTTGTTGCTGTAGGGCAGACAGGATTTTGACATCAAAGCTGGTAATGGTTGCGGTGGCTTCAAAACCTTTTAAATCATGCTGCAATTGTATAATCAAGCGCTCTGCGGCTGCTTCGTCTGCAACTGCCTTAATCTCCACTTCGATATGTTCAAAGTCAGTGAGGCAATCCAGTACTTGTTGCAGACTAGGAGTATATTCTTCAAAGGCCCATGCTTGCCACTGATGTCGATGATCAAATTGTTGGGCTTCAAGCAAGGTGCTACTTTCTACCTGTTGTGAACGACCTGCCGTACGTACAAAGTCCTCATCATGAATCACCACCAAGTGGTCATCTTTCAGTTGGCGCACATCAAATTCAACGGCACGTACACCTAAATCATGCAGATAGCGGAATCCACCTAATGTGTTTTCGGGCGCTTCGCCACGCGCACCACGATGACCAATAATTCGCATCTTTATCTATCCAACAAATGATTATGCTTGATCGATACTGTCATTAATATTCTTTTGCCACAACACTTCGTTACCACCTTCAGCACGTTGTAAGGCACGTGAAGCAACAAACAGCCAGTCCGATAATCGATTGAGTAATTGTAATGCGGTTGCCTGAATATTTTGGTCACGATGATGTACTGACAATAAAGCACGTTCTGCACGACGGCACATTGCACGAGCTTGATGTGCATAACTACAAGCTAAAGTGCCTGATGGTAAAATGAAGTCTTTTAACATCGGCAGCGATTCATTCATGTGGTCGATTTCTTTTTCAAGAAAATCAATGCATACGGGCTGCAGTAAATGATAGTTTGGAATACACACCTCACCGCCTAAATCGAATAGCCAGTGTTGGATCAGACTTAAACTTTTGTCCCAACGTGCTTTATCTGCAACTTGGCTGGCACTGATTTGTGCACGAAGCACGCCAATGGTGGCATTGAGTTCATCGAC
The DNA window shown above is from Acinetobacter colistiniresistens and carries:
- a CDS encoding acyl-CoA desaturase; translation: MTSAPLKKAPINWTASITLIGTPILAAILIPLYAYYYDFSVSAWVSMIFLLALSSLGITAGYHRLWAHRAYEAALPLKILLMIGGTFAVQNSILFWASGHRTHHRHVDDVDQDPYSIKRGFWYAHLGWMIRDHSPSEPDFKNVPDLLNDKLVMFQHNYYVPMVIAVHVGVLGLIGWATGDIWGVILLGGLLRLIISHHVTFFINSLCHMWGKRPYTDENTARDNFVLAIFTWGEGYHNYHHIFQYDYRNGVKWWQYDPTKWLIWTSSKLGLAKNLRRIPSFNIKKAELAMKFKYAERDLAIYGHDVNTDIVQMKQRIAQEYEAFTHTLNDWAKLKEQELHAKKAAMAEKIHQMDHKLKVDFQLLEHRLSHHRECLETLMRNIKKAPVSE
- a CDS encoding glycerophosphodiester phosphodiesterase, whose protein sequence is MRIIGHRGARGEAPENTLGGFRYLHDLGVRAVEFDVRQLKDDHLVVIHDEDFVRTAGRSQQVESSTLLEAQQFDHRHQWQAWAFEEYTPSLQQVLDCLTDFEHIEVEIKAVADEAAAERLIIQLQHDLKGFEATATITSFDVKILSALQQQQSSFKRGLLVEIPIGEYAIELAQQYGCCQIGWGDLLATDEIIQRTQQANLEISVWTVNEVERAKHLQQLGIQGLITDIPSTMLQYFKS
- a CDS encoding META domain-containing protein; translated protein: MSEQITMKNPIFSLKAFFNKTLIFSAAVMLAACQSQPKPVQKHSLQPKRVAQPPTMQVRKSVDGVQDIEWQIISIQNRKALFFNQYPSFSLNSASKMVTGHTGCNNIYGRYKYDFAQRKLDFDVMAQHQSCNRALAQEADLMDAIQRVERFQLEGTNLYLLDAKGQRLIQAQRK
- a CDS encoding cob(I)yrinic acid a,c-diamide adenosyltransferase, which gives rise to MGHRLSKIYTRTGDSGTTGLGDGSRVAKDDLRIAALGDVDELNATIGVLRAQISASQVADKARWDKSLSLIQHWLFDLGGEVCIPNYHLLQPVCIDFLEKEIDHMNESLPMLKDFILPSGTLACSYAHQARAMCRRAERALLSVHHRDQNIQATALQLLNRLSDWLFVASRALQRAEGGNEVLWQKNINDSIDQA